Proteins from a genomic interval of Sphingobacterium lactis:
- the fcl gene encoding GDP-L-fucose synthase — translation MEKQAKIYVAGHRGMVGSAIYRKLKELGYENLIVRTSKELDLRDQQAVKEFFEAEKPDYVFLAAAKVGGIMANNTYRADFIYENLAIQNNVIHFAHENDVKKLMFLGSSCIYPKMAEQPLNENALLTGTLEPTNEPYAIAKIAGIKMVESYRLQYNDDFISAMPTNLYGINDNYHPENSHVLPALIRKFHEAKVNNSPFVSIWGSGTPLREFMFADDLADAVVFLMEKYSDLQFVNIGVGEDISIKDLALLIKDVVGYEGELEFDSSKPDGTPRKLMDVSKLHGLGWKAKTDLREGIQAAYRDYLDRYEK, via the coding sequence AAACAAGCAAAAATATACGTTGCAGGCCATAGAGGCATGGTTGGATCGGCGATCTATCGCAAGTTGAAGGAACTGGGCTATGAAAACCTTATCGTTCGGACCTCAAAGGAACTGGACCTACGGGACCAACAGGCCGTAAAGGAATTCTTTGAAGCGGAGAAACCGGATTACGTTTTCTTGGCTGCGGCCAAGGTAGGCGGCATCATGGCCAATAATACCTACCGTGCAGATTTCATCTACGAGAATCTTGCCATCCAGAATAACGTGATCCACTTTGCCCACGAAAATGATGTTAAGAAATTGATGTTCCTTGGCTCCAGCTGCATCTACCCAAAAATGGCCGAACAACCCCTGAATGAAAACGCCTTATTGACCGGCACATTGGAACCAACGAATGAGCCCTATGCCATCGCCAAGATTGCTGGTATAAAAATGGTCGAGTCGTACCGTCTGCAATATAACGATGATTTTATCTCCGCGATGCCCACAAATCTGTATGGTATCAACGACAATTATCACCCTGAGAACTCGCATGTACTGCCTGCATTGATCCGTAAATTCCATGAAGCAAAGGTGAACAACAGCCCGTTCGTAAGCATCTGGGGATCGGGAACTCCATTACGCGAATTTATGTTTGCCGATGATCTGGCCGATGCAGTGGTGTTTTTAATGGAAAAATACAGCGACCTGCAATTCGTCAATATTGGTGTCGGTGAAGATATCAGCATTAAAGACCTTGCTCTTTTGATCAAGGATGTTGTCGGTTACGAAGGAGAACTTGAATTTGACAGCAGCAAGCCTGACGGCACGCCACGTAAACTGATGGATGTAAGCAAACTGCACGGACTCGGTTGGAAAGCGAAAACTGACCTGCGCGAGGGGATTCAAGCAGCTTACCGGGATTACCTCGATAGATATGAGAAGTGA
- a CDS encoding YtxH domain-containing protein, translating to MNDNGKIVTALLAGLAAGAVLGIIFAPDKGSETREKLNESLTDLGEAIKERAEEQFDQLNDFKDKIVSAVKSKLGRAESAIDEEIEEHA from the coding sequence ATGAATGATAACGGTAAGATTGTAACAGCGCTGTTGGCTGGATTGGCCGCAGGTGCAGTTTTAGGAATTATTTTCGCTCCGGATAAGGGCAGCGAAACGAGAGAAAAATTAAACGAGTCATTGACTGATTTAGGCGAAGCGATCAAAGAGCGCGCTGAAGAGCAGTTTGATCAGTTGAATGATTTTAAAGATAAAATCGTTTCGGCGGTTAAATCTAAGTTGGGCAGAGCAGAGTCTGCTATCGATGAGGAAATCGAGGAGCACGCATAA
- a CDS encoding SRPBCC domain-containing protein, whose protein sequence is MKNPIEVSVCIDSTLEKVWKAWTDPECIKIWNVPFADWHCPFVKNEVRSGGAFHFRMEKIDGSDGFDYMGKYKEVVPKTKILIIQDDDRLSSVMFQKENKGVRVVEVFEPENSTDLKQQEEFCQSVLLKFKDFVEGNLSL, encoded by the coding sequence ATGAAAAATCCTATAGAAGTTTCTGTCTGCATTGATTCTACGCTGGAAAAAGTCTGGAAGGCTTGGACAGACCCCGAGTGTATAAAAATTTGGAATGTTCCATTTGCGGATTGGCATTGTCCGTTTGTTAAGAATGAGGTTAGGAGCGGCGGAGCTTTTCATTTTAGAATGGAAAAAATCGATGGCTCCGATGGCTTTGACTATATGGGAAAGTATAAAGAAGTTGTTCCAAAGACAAAAATTCTTATCATTCAGGATGATGACCGACTTTCTTCTGTGATGTTCCAAAAGGAAAATAAAGGTGTTAGGGTAGTAGAAGTTTTTGAACCCGAAAATAGCACTGATTTAAAACAGCAAGAAGAATTCTGTCAATCTGTTTTGTTGAAATTCAAGGACTTTGTGGAAGGAAATCTTTCCCTTTAA
- a CDS encoding YifB family Mg chelatase-like AAA ATPase, with product MLVKTYCSAVFGISATSITVEVNVTTGVQYFIVGLPDSAVKESIQRIESAIVSIGFHMPRQKIVVNLAPADIKKEGSVYDLAIAIGIMAASNQIPTVQLHEYIILGELALDGKLHTVKGVLPIAMQAKQDGFKRIILPIENTEEAAIVEGLEVYGASTLEEAVKFLIGSHEIEQTVINVQKKFEFKLNGYDLDFADVKGQENIKRALEIAAPGGHNVILIGPPGAGKTMLAKRLPTILPPLTLDESLETTKIHSVSGHLPNSSSLMTIRPFRSPHHTISDVALVGGGNTPQPGEISLAHNGVLFLDELPEFKRSVLEVMRQPLESRSITISRARFSVDYPASFMLIAAMNPCPCGFFNHPFRNCVCGSFAVQKYISKISGPLLDRIDIHIEVTPVEFGELTEERASERSEEIRERVIKARKIQERRFKQFPLIHSNAQMRAKNIQEICQLQEEGKLLLKRAMEKLNLSARAYDRILKVARTIADLEGSLDIKNEHLAEAIHFRNLDREDWTG from the coding sequence ATGTTGGTAAAAACATATTGCAGCGCAGTGTTCGGAATCAGCGCCACGAGCATTACCGTCGAGGTCAATGTGACAACGGGAGTTCAGTATTTCATTGTTGGATTACCGGACAGCGCGGTAAAGGAAAGCATACAGCGCATCGAAAGTGCGATCGTCTCCATCGGCTTCCACATGCCTCGCCAGAAGATCGTCGTGAATCTTGCGCCGGCGGACATCAAGAAGGAGGGTTCGGTCTATGACTTGGCAATAGCCATTGGCATTATGGCCGCATCGAACCAGATCCCGACGGTGCAACTGCATGAATACATCATCCTTGGCGAACTGGCGTTGGACGGCAAGTTGCATACGGTAAAAGGAGTATTGCCCATCGCGATGCAGGCCAAGCAGGACGGATTCAAGCGGATTATCCTTCCCATAGAAAATACGGAAGAGGCAGCCATTGTAGAGGGGCTGGAAGTATATGGCGCATCCACCTTGGAGGAAGCAGTCAAATTTCTGATCGGTAGCCATGAAATTGAACAAACCGTCATCAATGTGCAGAAGAAGTTTGAATTCAAGTTGAACGGCTATGACCTGGATTTCGCAGATGTGAAGGGACAGGAAAATATTAAAAGAGCACTGGAAATTGCCGCTCCCGGCGGGCATAATGTTATCTTGATCGGTCCTCCAGGCGCCGGAAAGACCATGCTCGCAAAACGGCTACCGACGATCCTGCCGCCGCTCACCTTGGATGAATCCCTAGAAACCACCAAGATCCATTCCGTCTCCGGCCATTTGCCGAATTCATCGTCATTGATGACCATCCGCCCGTTCCGTTCTCCGCATCACACCATTTCCGATGTGGCACTAGTGGGCGGGGGAAATACCCCTCAGCCCGGTGAAATATCCTTGGCGCACAATGGTGTCCTCTTTCTGGATGAGCTGCCCGAATTTAAGCGTTCCGTTCTGGAAGTGATGCGCCAACCGCTGGAATCCCGTAGCATCACCATCTCCAGAGCACGGTTTTCCGTGGATTATCCCGCTAGCTTTATGCTCATAGCCGCCATGAATCCCTGCCCCTGCGGCTTCTTCAATCACCCTTTTCGCAATTGTGTCTGCGGATCCTTTGCCGTTCAGAAATATATCAGTAAGATTTCAGGACCCTTGCTGGATCGCATCGATATCCACATCGAGGTGACACCGGTAGAATTTGGTGAACTGACCGAGGAAAGGGCCAGCGAGCGTAGTGAAGAGATCCGGGAACGGGTAATCAAGGCACGAAAAATACAGGAAAGGCGCTTTAAGCAATTCCCACTGATCCACAGCAATGCGCAGATGCGCGCCAAGAATATCCAGGAGATCTGTCAACTGCAGGAGGAAGGAAAATTACTTTTGAAGCGTGCCATGGAAAAGCTGAACCTTTCCGCACGTGCCTACGACCGTATCCTGAAGGTTGCCCGAACGATTGCCGATTTGGAGGGATCATTGGACATCAAGAACGAACACCTTGCCGAAGCCATCCACTTCCGCAACCTCGATCGGGAAGACTGGACAGGCTAA
- a CDS encoding rhomboid family intramembrane serine protease, producing MPVASVIFALTIGLSIYVFSNPDWYGRLMLHPYSIHRDKSKFYLIFSSGLIHKDWMHLLFNMITFYYFGFPLEQIFVEASGPMGHVLFAALYIVALVLSDIPTIMQQKNNPGYYSLGASGAISAVLFSFILFYPKVKLYIFFALPMPAFVFAFLYLGYCIWASRNAKDGINHDAHLFGALTGLLFTLVAYPWIIKHFIGQF from the coding sequence ATGCCTGTTGCCAGTGTGATCTTTGCCCTGACCATTGGTCTGAGCATTTATGTTTTTTCAAATCCCGACTGGTATGGGCGCCTCATGTTACATCCCTATTCCATACACCGCGATAAAAGTAAATTTTACCTGATCTTTAGCAGCGGGCTGATCCATAAGGATTGGATGCACCTGCTGTTCAACATGATCACGTTCTATTACTTCGGGTTTCCGCTGGAGCAGATCTTTGTAGAGGCGAGTGGCCCTATGGGGCACGTCCTGTTTGCCGCACTGTATATCGTCGCTCTCGTCTTGAGTGATATTCCGACCATTATGCAGCAGAAGAATAACCCGGGTTATTATAGCCTTGGTGCTTCAGGGGCAATTTCTGCGGTGCTTTTCAGCTTCATTCTCTTCTATCCGAAGGTTAAGCTGTATATATTCTTTGCCCTGCCCATGCCGGCATTTGTCTTCGCCTTCCTGTATTTGGGCTACTGTATCTGGGCTTCCCGAAATGCGAAGGACGGCATCAACCATGATGCACACCTCTTCGGCGCTTTAACGGGACTGCTGTTTACACTGGTTGCCTATCCTTGGATCATTAAGCACTTTATCGGGCAGTTTTAA
- a CDS encoding LutC/YkgG family protein → MNTRNTTAKEKMLKKIRQALLQKRENPHPMFEDSQLYIDDEDSLDVTFAREFTQMSGKFIYCDGEINLIENLIVLIEKINISKIYIWEKPLQQMMDQYGFPYRKSQQALEEIEASITGCEALIARNGSILISNASESGRRLSVYPPVHIVIARASQLVMDVKHGLALIKERYGNDQPTMITTITGPSRTADIEKRLVLGAHGPKELYLFLLEDRF, encoded by the coding sequence ATGAACACCAGGAATACAACCGCTAAGGAAAAGATGCTGAAGAAGATTCGGCAAGCGCTGCTTCAAAAGAGGGAGAACCCACACCCTATGTTTGAGGACAGCCAACTGTATATCGATGACGAGGATTCCTTGGATGTTACCTTTGCTCGGGAATTTACCCAGATGTCTGGCAAGTTTATCTATTGCGATGGGGAGATCAACCTGATCGAGAACCTGATTGTCCTGATCGAGAAGATCAACATCAGTAAGATCTATATCTGGGAGAAACCGCTCCAACAGATGATGGACCAGTATGGGTTTCCATACCGGAAGTCGCAGCAGGCACTTGAGGAGATCGAAGCCAGTATTACGGGTTGTGAGGCGCTGATTGCCAGAAATGGCAGTATTTTGATCAGCAATGCTTCAGAATCGGGCCGCAGGTTGAGTGTTTATCCACCGGTGCACATCGTTATCGCCCGTGCCTCCCAATTGGTTATGGATGTCAAGCATGGCCTAGCCCTGATAAAGGAACGCTACGGCAACGACCAACCGACCATGATTACGACCATTACCGGACCTAGCCGTACCGCCGATATCGAAAAACGATTGGTGCTCGGTGCGCATGGACCTAAAGAATTATATTTATTCCTCTTAGAAGATCGATTCTAG
- the ftsH gene encoding ATP-dependent zinc metalloprotease FtsH: MKKVPSKKITPMPPKFNMIWLWIAMIVGFIGLQYLFSGESSKKITYKEFEQKMLIPGDVEKLVAYKSNDLIDVEVFIKPDRLDQDKYKDMDNSPNSLSFSTGSATPQFKFTEPSAEILEAKLKASQDSLAATQPRVGVNYEDRTNPWAGWFISFMLPLLIIVVIWIFLMRRMNGGAGAGGGAIFNIGKSKAQLFDKESQINITFNDVAGLEEAKQEVMEIVDFLKNPKKYTDLGGKIPKGALLVGPPGTGKTLLAKAVAGEAQVPFFSLSGSDFVEMFVGVGASRVRDLFKQAKEKAPCIIFIDEIDAIGRARGKNSIMGGNDERENTLNQLLVEMDGFGTNVGVIILAATNRLDVLDTALLRPGRFDRQISIDKPDLIGREHIFNVHLKPLKLAEEVDAKKLSAQTPGFAGAEIANVCNEAALIAARKNKKAIEMQDFQDAIDRVIGGLEKKNKIISPEEKKIVAYHEAGHAIAGWFLEHADPLVKVSIVPRGVAALGYAQYLPKEQFLYTTEQLLDSMSMTMGGRVAEDITFGRISTGAQNDLERITKLAYAMTAVYGMNDKVGNVSFRDSASESQFQKPYSDQTAELIDDEVRTLISAVYERTKQLLLEKQDGLIKIAEKLLEKEILFQTDLEEILGKRPFANKTTYDEFVNGGADGGGVPQTELPLPTTDREDLQSKPEDQKKLDSEQ, encoded by the coding sequence ATGAAGAAAGTTCCTAGTAAAAAGATTACGCCAATGCCACCAAAATTCAATATGATTTGGCTTTGGATTGCGATGATCGTAGGGTTTATTGGACTTCAATACCTATTCAGTGGAGAGTCCTCCAAGAAAATCACCTATAAAGAATTTGAGCAAAAGATGCTTATTCCCGGTGACGTGGAAAAATTGGTTGCCTATAAGAGCAACGATTTGATCGATGTCGAGGTGTTCATCAAACCGGATCGTTTGGATCAGGATAAGTATAAGGATATGGATAACAGCCCGAACAGTCTGTCATTTTCGACAGGTTCGGCGACACCACAGTTTAAATTTACCGAGCCTTCTGCCGAGATATTGGAAGCGAAGCTTAAAGCTTCCCAGGACAGTTTGGCAGCAACACAGCCACGTGTTGGGGTGAACTATGAAGATAGAACGAATCCGTGGGCAGGCTGGTTTATTTCCTTTATGCTGCCGTTGTTGATCATCGTGGTGATTTGGATATTCCTGATGCGCCGCATGAACGGTGGAGCAGGTGCTGGTGGTGGTGCGATATTCAATATCGGCAAATCGAAAGCACAACTGTTCGATAAGGAGTCCCAGATCAATATCACCTTCAATGATGTTGCCGGTTTGGAAGAAGCGAAGCAAGAGGTTATGGAAATCGTTGATTTCCTGAAGAACCCGAAAAAATATACCGACTTGGGGGGTAAGATCCCTAAGGGTGCGTTATTGGTAGGCCCTCCGGGAACGGGTAAAACCCTTTTGGCGAAGGCTGTTGCTGGTGAGGCGCAGGTGCCATTCTTCTCGTTGTCAGGTTCTGACTTTGTGGAGATGTTCGTCGGTGTCGGTGCTTCCCGTGTTCGTGATTTGTTCAAACAGGCCAAAGAGAAAGCGCCATGTATCATCTTTATCGATGAGATTGACGCCATCGGACGTGCACGTGGCAAGAACTCCATCATGGGTGGTAATGACGAGCGGGAGAATACCTTGAACCAGTTATTGGTGGAAATGGATGGTTTCGGAACAAACGTTGGGGTTATTATCCTGGCGGCAACGAACCGTTTGGATGTGTTGGATACAGCATTATTGCGTCCGGGACGTTTTGACAGACAGATTTCCATTGATAAACCGGATTTGATCGGTCGTGAGCATATCTTCAATGTACACTTAAAGCCATTGAAGCTAGCCGAAGAGGTGGATGCGAAGAAACTTTCGGCACAGACGCCGGGCTTTGCAGGTGCAGAAATTGCCAATGTATGTAACGAGGCTGCTTTGATCGCTGCCCGCAAGAATAAGAAAGCTATCGAAATGCAGGATTTCCAAGACGCGATTGACCGTGTCATCGGAGGTCTTGAAAAGAAAAATAAGATCATCTCACCTGAGGAGAAGAAAATTGTGGCCTACCATGAAGCAGGCCATGCGATTGCAGGCTGGTTCCTGGAGCATGCCGATCCATTGGTGAAGGTATCCATCGTTCCACGTGGGGTAGCTGCTTTGGGTTATGCACAGTACTTGCCGAAAGAACAGTTCCTGTACACCACAGAGCAATTGTTGGATAGCATGAGTATGACAATGGGTGGACGTGTGGCTGAGGATATTACTTTTGGTAGAATCAGTACAGGTGCGCAGAATGACTTGGAGCGGATCACGAAATTGGCGTATGCCATGACTGCAGTCTATGGTATGAATGACAAGGTAGGAAATGTTTCCTTCCGTGACAGCGCGAGCGAAAGTCAGTTCCAGAAACCATACTCCGATCAGACGGCAGAGCTGATTGATGACGAAGTGCGTACATTGATCTCTGCGGTATATGAACGGACCAAGCAATTGCTATTGGAAAAACAGGATGGTTTGATCAAGATTGCCGAGAAGTTATTGGAGAAAGAAATCTTGTTCCAGACTGACTTGGAGGAAATCCTTGGTAAGCGTCCGTTTGCCAATAAGACCACCTATGATGAATTCGTGAATGGTGGAGCAGACGGTGGTGGCGTTCCGCAAACGGAACTGCCTTTGCCGACTACCGATCGTGAAGATCTGCAGTCCAAACCTGAAGATCAGAAGAAATTAGATTCAGAACAATAA
- the rsfS gene encoding ribosome silencing factor, protein MSKNKNTSLSEKLADVVIHGMQEKKGNEIVRMDMREVNGTLSDYFVICHADSTAQVNAIAKSVEDEVYKAFGEDPRHKEGQGNGEWILLDFIDVVVHIFKTDKRSHYNIEDLWGDAQVNTYQSA, encoded by the coding sequence ATGAGTAAAAACAAAAATACTTCCTTGTCCGAGAAGTTAGCAGATGTGGTCATCCACGGTATGCAGGAAAAAAAGGGCAATGAGATCGTGCGAATGGATATGCGGGAGGTAAATGGAACTTTATCTGACTACTTTGTGATCTGCCATGCGGATTCTACGGCGCAGGTGAATGCGATTGCAAAGAGTGTTGAAGATGAAGTGTACAAAGCTTTCGGTGAAGATCCTAGGCATAAAGAGGGTCAAGGAAATGGGGAATGGATACTGCTGGATTTTATTGACGTTGTCGTACATATTTTCAAAACAGATAAGCGGTCACATTACAATATTGAAGACCTATGGGGAGATGCGCAGGTTAATACCTACCAAAGCGCATAA
- a CDS encoding biotin--[acetyl-CoA-carboxylase] ligase, translating into MLDELGSTNDYLKSELANFKPLPEWSAIMARHQTAGRGQRDSTWTVEPNSNLTFSFVLYPDYLNLQDHFTLNMLISLGIHDWLISKGITPEIKWPNDILINQKKVCGILIENKSAGMKIKQSVVGIGVNVNQKQFFDGLENTASSLFKETGITTENLEEECLNLLAFLQNRIENFKNKKLTTNDLLKTYNNFLFLRDKPARYASSDITFQAILRKVDANGQLYLEQSDGIKTYFFKEVRFLMQ; encoded by the coding sequence GTGCTGGACGAATTAGGTTCTACCAATGATTATTTAAAATCTGAATTGGCAAATTTCAAGCCACTCCCGGAATGGTCTGCCATAATGGCAAGGCACCAAACCGCCGGAAGAGGCCAACGTGACAGCACCTGGACCGTGGAGCCCAACAGCAACTTAACCTTTAGTTTCGTGCTCTACCCAGATTACCTCAATTTACAGGACCACTTCACCCTCAATATGCTGATCAGCCTAGGGATTCACGACTGGCTGATTTCCAAAGGGATAACTCCAGAAATAAAATGGCCTAACGACATCCTCATCAACCAGAAGAAAGTATGCGGCATCCTTATCGAAAATAAAAGCGCAGGGATGAAAATTAAACAGTCTGTGGTAGGTATCGGCGTGAATGTCAATCAAAAGCAATTTTTTGATGGCTTGGAAAACACTGCCAGCTCCTTGTTTAAGGAAACAGGAATTACGACAGAAAATCTGGAAGAGGAATGCCTAAACCTATTAGCCTTCCTTCAAAATCGAATCGAAAACTTTAAAAATAAAAAGCTGACAACCAACGATTTACTGAAAACATACAATAATTTCTTATTTCTAAGGGACAAACCCGCGCGCTATGCGTCTTCTGATATAACATTCCAGGCCATCTTACGGAAGGTGGATGCGAATGGCCAGTTATACCTCGAACAAAGCGATGGTATAAAAACCTATTTTTTCAAGGAAGTTCGTTTTCTAATGCAATAA
- a CDS encoding protein-disulfide reductase DsbD domain-containing protein: MKKINLLIAFLVFAVSGAFAQVANPVKWSVGFKKLSNTEAVILLKANVEQGWHIYGLNVPSGGPISTSFKFTPANGAKVSGKPAAKEPKTKYEDVFKMNVPYYNGEVVFQQKVTLANNKPTTVKGVATFMACDKERCLPPDEYEFAVTIK; encoded by the coding sequence ATGAAAAAAATAAATCTATTAATTGCATTTTTAGTCTTCGCTGTTTCCGGCGCTTTTGCACAGGTTGCAAATCCCGTGAAATGGTCTGTAGGATTCAAAAAATTAAGTAACACGGAAGCGGTAATTCTATTGAAAGCGAACGTTGAGCAGGGATGGCATATTTACGGCCTGAACGTACCTTCGGGAGGCCCGATCTCAACATCTTTCAAATTCACGCCAGCAAACGGTGCGAAAGTTTCCGGAAAACCAGCTGCTAAAGAGCCAAAAACAAAATACGAAGACGTCTTCAAGATGAACGTCCCTTATTACAATGGTGAAGTGGTTTTCCAACAGAAAGTTACTTTGGCAAACAACAAACCGACAACGGTTAAAGGTGTTGCTACCTTTATGGCTTGTGACAAAGAGCGTTGTTTACCACCGGATGAATACGAATTTGCGGTAACAATAAAATAA